AATTCGGATAAGTCTAGCTTATATTTTAGCATTCCCATTAAATTTACAAGAAACAGGGGTATGGATAGCCATCACCACTTCAACGGTAATTTCAGGAATGTTAACATACTATTTATTCCGTTTAGGAAAGTGGAAATCTGTACAGATTAAATCTTAATAATAGACAAAAAAAGATAAGCCATAGCAGCTTATCTTTT
This region of Anaerobranca californiensis DSM 14826 genomic DNA includes:
- a CDS encoding MATE family efflux transporter gives rise to the protein MVKIGKTFLYILAISEPFHAMTIIFSRTMQGAGYTKYPFLITLICWVGIRISLAYILAFPLNLQETGVWIAITTSTVISGMLTYYLFRLGKWKSVQIKS